From Saccharothrix espanaensis DSM 44229, the proteins below share one genomic window:
- a CDS encoding helix-turn-helix domain-containing protein produces MTIRHDPSALRWLVGVELAHHRKRAAITPQQVQEATGIARAKLSHMETGRYQQLPEDIGALLALYGAARHDTDRLTSLSQSGEGKSWWASWSNLVPDWFKTFVGLEGLAAKAFLFEPLVMPGLLQTEEYARAITEATGFVRPDHAERFVSFRVARAKRLTDDDPLELHAVIGDGALRLNVGTPEVRYNQYKHLCEMAKRPNVTIQIWRPRDGPHTAMSGKFVVLDFDQARSIAYSERLDGAVYVQDQDDVETYKMAAKNLQTVAMSPQQTLTHLKVMPGDD; encoded by the coding sequence ATGACAATTCGCCATGATCCGTCGGCACTGCGCTGGCTGGTCGGCGTGGAACTCGCGCACCACCGCAAGCGGGCCGCGATCACGCCGCAGCAGGTGCAGGAGGCCACCGGGATCGCCCGCGCCAAGCTCAGCCACATGGAGACCGGGCGCTACCAGCAGTTGCCCGAAGACATCGGCGCGCTCTTGGCGCTTTACGGGGCCGCGCGGCACGACACCGACCGGCTGACCTCGCTGAGTCAAAGCGGTGAGGGCAAGTCCTGGTGGGCCTCGTGGTCGAACCTGGTGCCGGACTGGTTCAAGACCTTCGTCGGGCTGGAGGGGCTCGCCGCGAAGGCGTTTCTGTTCGAACCGCTCGTCATGCCGGGGTTGTTGCAGACCGAGGAGTACGCGCGGGCGATCACCGAAGCGACCGGGTTCGTCCGGCCCGACCACGCCGAGCGGTTCGTGTCGTTCCGCGTCGCACGCGCGAAGCGGCTCACCGACGACGACCCGCTCGAACTGCACGCGGTGATCGGCGACGGCGCGCTCCGGCTGAACGTCGGCACGCCCGAGGTCCGCTACAACCAGTACAAGCACCTGTGCGAGATGGCGAAGCGGCCCAACGTGACGATCCAGATCTGGCGACCTCGGGACGGGCCGCACACGGCGATGAGCGGCAAGTTCGTCGTCCTGGACTTCGACCAGGCCCGCTCGATCGCCTACTCCGAACGCCTCGACGGTGCCGTCTACGTGCAGGATCAGGACGACGTCGAGACCTATAAAATGGCGGCGAAGAACTTGCAGACGGTCGCGATGTCGCCGCAGCAGACCCTGACGCACCTCAAGGTGATGCCTGGCGACGACTAG
- a CDS encoding TetR/AcrR family transcriptional regulator — protein sequence MAGVAGRKRGFDRAEVLDQVMRAFWHAGYDATSVADLTKLTGVNPPSLYAAFGDKKALFAEVVERYQRTYGAFTTRALAEEPTARAAVERILREAATEYTDPERPRGCLVLSAPELAGPRRAEVDAVEARIRADVAAGVLPAATDPHGLAVFVAATLRGMSGLARDGATREELGHVARAALAGWPAPVP from the coding sequence ATGGCGGGTGTGGCGGGGCGCAAACGTGGGTTCGACCGTGCGGAAGTGCTCGACCAGGTGATGCGCGCGTTCTGGCACGCCGGCTACGACGCCACCTCGGTGGCCGACCTCACCAAGCTGACCGGGGTCAACCCGCCGAGCCTCTACGCCGCGTTCGGCGACAAGAAGGCGTTGTTCGCCGAGGTCGTCGAGCGCTACCAGCGCACGTACGGCGCGTTCACCACCCGCGCCCTGGCCGAGGAGCCGACGGCCCGCGCCGCCGTCGAGCGGATCCTGCGCGAGGCCGCCACCGAGTACACCGACCCGGAACGCCCGCGCGGCTGCCTGGTGCTCAGCGCCCCCGAACTGGCCGGGCCCCGGCGCGCCGAGGTCGACGCCGTCGAGGCCAGGATCCGCGCCGACGTCGCCGCCGGGGTGCTCCCCGCCGCCACCGACCCGCACGGCCTGGCCGTCTTCGTCGCCGCGACCCTGCGCGGCATGTCCGGGCTCGCCCGCGACGGCGCGACGCGCGAAGAACTCGGCCACGTTGCCCGTGCGGCCCTGGCGGGTTGGCCCGCACCCGTACCCTGA
- a CDS encoding DUF397 domain-containing protein — protein MSGLRWVKSSHSSNNGDCVEVAFAAGAVLARDSKSPDAGRLAFSPAAWRALVVRVAR, from the coding sequence GTGTCCGGGCTCCGCTGGGTCAAGAGCAGCCACAGCTCCAACAACGGAGACTGTGTCGAAGTGGCGTTCGCCGCCGGGGCGGTCCTGGCGCGTGACTCCAAGAGCCCTGACGCCGGTCGGCTGGCCTTCTCACCCGCCGCTTGGCGGGCGTTGGTCGTGCGTGTCGCCCGGTAG
- a CDS encoding UvrD-helicase domain-containing protein: MRFVADLHIHSKYSRACSRDCDLEHLTWWARRKGISLVGTGDFTHPAWHDHLRDNLEPAEPGLFRLRADLDREIDRTLAPSLAGTTVRFMLSVEISTIYKRGDRTRKVHHLVYLPDLDSAAEFNRRMARIGNIGSDGRPILGLDSRDLLEITLECGGYLVPAHIWTPWFAVLGSKSGFDAISDCYVDLADHIFAVETGLSSDPEMNWRVSGLDKYRLVSNSDAHSPPMLGREATVFDTDLDYHSVKRALETGAGFAGSIEFFPEEGKYHVDGHRKCGVRMDPAETLAHKGICPECGKPLTIGVLSRVDELADRPEGFRPPGAAGFRNLVPLPEIMSEILGTGPKSKRVLGEVDKLTAALGPELGILQDVPVDDLAAHSTLLGEAVERLRRGQVVRDAGYDGEYGVIRLFEPGELDRRRASLSLFDVEAAPATRTPATRTPATQAPATQAPATPARSAPRATPVQPAPDVPTPDKSTVDGKSLLDGLDPEQRAAASADGGPLLIIAGPGTGKTRTLTHRIAHLVTERGVAPEECLAITFTRRAAEEMAERLAALAPGHARRLTVATFHSLGVRILREHHAAAGLSAGFGIADPDRQREVARSVAGGDEEARRLVAEGDEQYKKALRALDLVDFDDLIALPLSLLDNDPALVAAYRERYRWISVDEYQDVDEQQYRLLRLLAPADGNLTAIGDPDQAIYRFRGADVGFFLRFQEDFPGARSVQLTRNYRSSALVVAGAMQVIAPTSLVPQRELRAMGEHGDARIGVHHASSEQAEAVFVARTVEQVLGGASFHAFDSGRVSVSEGSQGLGFSDFAVLYRTDRQSRALVDALTQSGLPFQKRSHDRLAERPGVARIVREIAFTAGDSVLDRVRAAAGDDHTAYELLKPLAVECGSDFERFGTTLALGVEVDTWDPRADRISLLTLHASKGLEFAVVFIVGCEDGLLPLRWPGATADDAEDVAEERRLMFVGMTRAQRHLFLSYAGERARSPFLAELTGFERVGDLRPRRRKGGTQLSLL; encoded by the coding sequence GTGCGCTTCGTGGCCGACCTCCACATCCACTCGAAGTACTCGCGAGCCTGTAGCCGGGACTGCGACCTGGAACACCTGACCTGGTGGGCGAGGCGCAAGGGGATCTCGCTGGTGGGCACCGGCGACTTCACCCACCCCGCGTGGCACGACCACCTGCGGGACAACCTGGAGCCCGCCGAGCCGGGCCTGTTCCGGTTGCGCGCCGACCTGGACCGGGAGATCGACCGCACGCTCGCGCCCTCGCTCGCGGGCACGACGGTCCGCTTCATGCTGTCGGTGGAGATCTCCACCATCTACAAGCGCGGCGACCGCACCCGGAAGGTGCACCACCTGGTCTACCTGCCGGACCTGGACTCGGCGGCGGAGTTCAACCGGCGGATGGCCAGGATCGGCAACATCGGGTCGGACGGCCGGCCGATCCTCGGGCTGGACTCCCGCGACCTGCTGGAGATCACCCTGGAGTGCGGCGGCTACCTGGTGCCCGCGCACATCTGGACGCCGTGGTTCGCCGTGCTGGGCTCGAAATCCGGCTTCGACGCGATCTCGGACTGCTACGTCGACCTGGCCGACCACATCTTCGCCGTGGAGACGGGCCTGTCCAGCGACCCGGAGATGAACTGGCGGGTCTCCGGGCTCGACAAGTACCGCCTGGTCAGCAATTCCGACGCGCACTCGCCGCCGATGCTCGGCCGCGAGGCGACCGTGTTCGACACCGACCTGGACTACCACTCGGTCAAGCGCGCGCTGGAGACCGGTGCCGGGTTCGCCGGGTCCATCGAGTTCTTCCCCGAGGAGGGCAAGTACCACGTCGACGGCCACCGCAAGTGCGGCGTCCGGATGGACCCGGCGGAAACGCTGGCGCACAAGGGGATCTGTCCCGAGTGCGGCAAGCCGCTGACGATCGGCGTGCTCAGCCGGGTGGACGAGCTGGCGGACCGGCCGGAGGGCTTCCGGCCGCCGGGTGCCGCCGGGTTCCGCAACCTGGTGCCGTTACCGGAGATCATGAGCGAGATCCTGGGCACCGGACCGAAGAGCAAGAGGGTGCTCGGCGAGGTCGACAAGCTGACCGCCGCGCTGGGGCCGGAACTGGGGATCCTGCAAGACGTCCCGGTGGACGACCTGGCCGCGCACTCCACGCTGCTGGGCGAGGCCGTGGAACGGTTGCGGCGCGGCCAGGTGGTGCGCGACGCGGGTTACGACGGCGAGTACGGCGTGATCCGGCTGTTCGAGCCGGGCGAGCTGGACCGCCGCCGCGCCTCGTTATCGCTGTTCGACGTCGAAGCGGCACCAGCCACCCGGACACCAGCCACCCGGACACCGGCCACGCAGGCACCGGCCACGCAGGCACCGGCCACGCCGGCACGGTCCGCGCCACGTGCCACGCCCGTCCAACCCGCACCGGACGTCCCGACCCCGGACAAGTCCACTGTGGACGGTAAGTCGCTGCTGGACGGGTTGGACCCGGAGCAGCGCGCGGCGGCGTCGGCAGACGGCGGGCCGTTGCTGATCATCGCCGGACCGGGCACGGGCAAGACCCGCACGTTGACGCACCGGATCGCCCACCTGGTCACCGAGCGCGGCGTCGCGCCGGAGGAGTGCCTGGCCATCACGTTCACCCGCCGGGCCGCCGAGGAGATGGCCGAACGGCTGGCCGCGCTGGCGCCGGGGCACGCCCGCCGGCTGACCGTGGCCACGTTCCACTCGCTGGGCGTGCGGATCCTGCGCGAGCACCACGCCGCGGCCGGCCTGTCCGCCGGGTTCGGGATCGCCGACCCGGACCGGCAACGGGAGGTCGCGCGCTCCGTCGCGGGCGGGGACGAGGAGGCGCGCCGGCTGGTCGCGGAGGGCGACGAGCAGTATAAGAAGGCATTGCGGGCCCTGGACCTGGTCGACTTCGACGACCTGATCGCGCTGCCGCTGTCGTTGCTGGACAACGATCCTGCGCTGGTCGCGGCCTATCGCGAGCGCTACCGGTGGATCTCGGTGGACGAGTACCAGGACGTGGACGAGCAGCAGTACCGGCTGCTGCGGCTGCTCGCGCCGGCCGACGGCAACCTGACCGCGATCGGCGACCCGGACCAGGCGATCTACCGGTTCCGGGGCGCGGACGTCGGGTTCTTCCTGCGCTTCCAGGAGGACTTCCCGGGTGCCCGCAGCGTCCAGCTCACCCGCAACTACCGGTCCAGCGCGCTCGTCGTGGCCGGTGCGATGCAGGTGATCGCGCCTACTTCGCTGGTGCCGCAACGGGAACTGCGGGCGATGGGCGAGCACGGTGACGCGCGCATCGGCGTGCACCACGCGTCGTCGGAGCAGGCCGAGGCGGTGTTCGTGGCGCGGACCGTGGAGCAGGTGCTCGGCGGCGCGTCGTTCCACGCGTTCGACAGCGGCCGGGTGTCGGTGTCCGAGGGATCGCAGGGGCTCGGGTTCTCCGACTTCGCGGTGCTGTATCGGACGGACCGGCAGTCGCGGGCGCTGGTGGACGCGCTGACCCAGTCCGGCCTGCCGTTCCAGAAACGGTCGCACGACCGGCTCGCGGAACGCCCCGGCGTGGCCCGGATCGTGCGTGAGATCGCTTTCACGGCCGGGGACTCCGTGCTGGACCGGGTGCGCGCGGCGGCCGGTGACGACCACACCGCGTACGAGCTGCTCAAGCCGCTGGCGGTCGAGTGCGGCTCGGACTTCGAGCGGTTCGGCACGACGTTGGCGCTCGGGGTCGAGGTCGACACCTGGGACCCGCGCGCGGACCGGATCTCGCTGCTCACCCTGCACGCGTCCAAGGGGCTGGAGTTCGCGGTCGTGTTCATCGTCGGCTGCGAGGACGGGCTGCTGCCGTTGCGGTGGCCCGGTGCGACCGCCGACGACGCCGAGGACGTGGCGGAGGAGCGGCGGCTGATGTTCGTCGGCATGACGCGCGCGCAGCGGCACCTGTTCCTCAGCTACGCCGGCGAGCGCGCGCGGTCGCCGTTCCTGGCCGAGCTGACCGGGTTCGAGCGGGTCGGCGACCTCCGGCCGAGGCGGCGCAAGGGCGGCACCCAGCTCAGCCTGCTCTGA
- a CDS encoding alpha-lytic protease prodomain-containing protein has product MTRRIAAAVAVTVLSAAGVAAALTTSATAGPPTAAQEDGVIAAMARDFKISPDQARARIGREAKAATTEQSLKTKLGADYAGAWLNGDATEFTVAVTSQAQIQAVKDAGATPKVVKRSQIQLDTLKSKLDANKNAPKDVPAWYVDVQSNSVVVLARNTDSAKSFIQASGVDAADVRIEQSTENPRALIDVIGGNAYYMGGGGRCSVGFSVNGGFVTAGHCGRTGSTTTQPSGTFAGSTFPGRDYAWVRVSAGNTMRGLVNRYPGTVGVKGSTEAAVGASVCRSGSTTGWHCGTIQQKNTSVTYPEGTISGVTRTNACAEPGDSGGSWLSGDQAQGVTSGGSGNCSSGGTTYYQPVNPILQAYGLQLVLDGGGTPTTGPTTTTSNPGGGTSWQPGVAYAAGTNVTYSGVGYRCLQGHTSQTGWDPPAVPALWARVG; this is encoded by the coding sequence ATGACTCGACGTATCGCCGCCGCCGTCGCCGTCACGGTATTGAGTGCTGCCGGCGTGGCAGCAGCTCTCACCACTTCAGCGACCGCCGGCCCACCCACAGCAGCACAAGAAGACGGCGTCATCGCCGCGATGGCGCGTGACTTCAAGATCAGCCCGGACCAGGCCCGCGCCCGCATCGGCCGCGAGGCCAAGGCCGCGACCACCGAGCAGTCGCTCAAGACCAAGCTCGGTGCCGACTACGCCGGCGCGTGGCTCAACGGCGACGCCACGGAGTTCACCGTGGCGGTCACCAGCCAGGCGCAGATCCAGGCTGTCAAGGACGCCGGCGCGACCCCCAAGGTGGTCAAGCGCAGCCAGATCCAGCTGGACACCCTGAAGTCCAAGCTGGACGCGAACAAGAACGCGCCCAAGGACGTGCCCGCGTGGTACGTGGACGTGCAGTCCAACTCCGTGGTCGTGCTCGCCCGCAACACCGACAGCGCGAAGTCGTTCATCCAGGCCAGCGGCGTGGACGCGGCTGACGTGCGGATCGAGCAGTCCACCGAGAACCCGCGCGCCCTCATCGACGTGATCGGCGGCAACGCGTACTACATGGGCGGCGGCGGTCGCTGCTCGGTCGGCTTCTCGGTCAACGGCGGCTTCGTGACCGCCGGCCACTGCGGCCGCACGGGCTCGACCACCACCCAGCCGAGCGGCACGTTCGCCGGCTCGACCTTCCCGGGTCGGGACTACGCGTGGGTCCGGGTCAGCGCGGGCAACACCATGCGCGGCCTGGTCAACCGCTACCCCGGCACGGTCGGTGTCAAGGGCTCCACCGAGGCCGCCGTCGGCGCTTCGGTCTGCCGCTCCGGCTCCACGACCGGCTGGCACTGCGGCACGATCCAGCAGAAGAACACCTCGGTGACCTACCCCGAGGGCACCATCTCCGGAGTCACCCGCACGAACGCCTGCGCCGAGCCCGGCGACTCCGGCGGCTCGTGGCTCTCCGGCGACCAGGCCCAGGGCGTCACCTCGGGCGGTTCCGGGAACTGTTCCTCCGGCGGCACGACGTACTACCAGCCGGTGAACCCGATCCTCCAGGCCTACGGCCTCCAGTTGGTCCTCGACGGCGGCGGCACTCCGACTACCGGGCCGACGACGACGACCAGCAACCCTGGCGGTGGTACGTCCTGGCAGCCAGGCGTCGCGTACGCGGCCGGCACCAACGTCACGTACAGCGGCGTCGGGTACAGGTGCTTGCAGGGGCACACGTCCCAAACCGGCTGGGACCCGCCCGCTGTGCCCGCCCTGTGGGCGCGCGTGGGCTAG
- the rsmI gene encoding 16S rRNA (cytidine(1402)-2'-O)-methyltransferase, translated as MNGVRPVSGSGRLVLAATPLGDIGDASPRLVAALASADVVAAEDTRRLRSLAAALDVQVGGRVISFYDQVETSRLPGLVDALHAGQTVLLVTDAGMPSVSDPGYRLVAACVEEGLTVTCLPGPSAVTTALAVSGLPSDRFCFDGFPPRKSGERQRWFGALLAEPRTVVFFESPHRLAATLADAAEVLGADRRAAVCRELTKTYEEVRRGGLGELAEWAAEGVKGEITVVLAPGAPVEGPSMESLVAEVKQRVADGERMKSAAAEVAAAAGVSKKALYDAAVSGG; from the coding sequence GTGAACGGTGTGAGACCTGTATCCGGATCAGGCCGTCTGGTGCTCGCCGCGACTCCGCTCGGCGACATCGGTGACGCTTCGCCACGCCTGGTGGCCGCGTTGGCGAGCGCCGACGTCGTGGCCGCCGAGGACACCAGACGCCTTCGCTCGCTGGCCGCCGCGCTCGACGTGCAAGTGGGCGGGCGGGTCATCAGCTTCTACGACCAGGTGGAGACCAGTCGGCTGCCCGGTCTGGTCGACGCCCTGCACGCGGGGCAGACGGTGCTGCTGGTGACCGACGCCGGGATGCCGAGCGTGTCCGACCCGGGGTACCGGCTGGTGGCCGCGTGCGTCGAGGAGGGGTTGACGGTGACCTGCCTGCCGGGTCCGTCGGCGGTGACCACGGCGCTCGCGGTGTCCGGTCTGCCGTCGGACCGGTTCTGCTTCGACGGTTTTCCGCCGAGGAAGTCCGGTGAACGTCAACGCTGGTTCGGAGCACTCCTCGCGGAGCCGCGCACGGTCGTGTTCTTCGAGTCGCCGCACCGGCTGGCCGCGACCCTGGCCGACGCGGCGGAGGTGCTGGGCGCGGATCGGCGGGCGGCGGTCTGCCGGGAGCTGACCAAGACGTACGAAGAGGTGCGGCGCGGCGGGCTCGGCGAACTGGCGGAGTGGGCGGCGGAGGGCGTGAAGGGCGAGATCACGGTGGTGCTCGCGCCCGGTGCGCCGGTCGAGGGGCCGTCGATGGAGTCGCTGGTGGCCGAGGTCAAGCAGCGGGTGGCGGACGGCGAGCGGATGAAGTCGGCGGCGGCGGAGGTCGCGGCGGCGGCCGGGGTGAGCAAGAAGGCCCTCTACGACGCGGCCGTCAGCGGCGGTTGA
- a CDS encoding serine/threonine-protein kinase — MVEGVELAESLLAWLHGWTAVPICPGDWAWTTTALGALIGVLPTVAALLAITVRRVVGNSYGPVTGAIFAVLGVSSTLVLPWVLFSGASTALRTNAVAGMESLSGSPCFALTQDEYLVGAPSIVKVVTGQSDVLFLVLGCITAVLALLCLIFVMLQAGSAFRLGPNWPRRVFWPPFLVLLVATSALPVTLVGHLLLGFFPVALIGSLVVRIFGLTTAMLNRPGRERGTPNSPQQPQSAASSRNNPPPYQGPPKPPPYQPAQVPQYRPVPPYNPNPPAHKPVQPAQQPSQQPRQYPPTRIAEVPPVEPPPNQQPAQQPSGPRPTRVEQPSGPRPTRVEQQPAQLADTPGPLPFGPGASSPMPTPTTSDGKVWNPASGRFRRVRQLGRGGFGTVWLAVDTQLDRTVAVKLAHAPDNDTEQRMLREARALAAVRHPNCVRVFDIVQDPDGLAIVMEYIDGQPLSDVVLKSGLLQDTLAARLWVNMADALAAAHEQGVLHRDVKPSNVIVDGSGTAHLIDFGIARSKGDSTLTATGMMVGTPDFLAPETARGEAASPASDAWQLAATVSYALTGHPPRGSRENPISSLMAAAQGEPCVKLPQRSAHHRLLTTALDADPKRRPPLAAVRAELGSWLSQAGVSKEGPVTRMIDRPEPPTRPVR; from the coding sequence GTGGTGGAGGGCGTGGAGCTGGCCGAGTCGCTGCTGGCGTGGCTGCACGGCTGGACCGCCGTCCCGATCTGCCCCGGCGACTGGGCGTGGACGACCACGGCGCTCGGCGCGCTCATCGGCGTGCTGCCCACGGTGGCGGCCCTGCTGGCGATCACGGTCCGCCGGGTGGTCGGCAACTCCTACGGGCCGGTGACCGGCGCGATCTTCGCCGTCCTCGGCGTCTCCAGCACGCTGGTGCTGCCGTGGGTCCTGTTCTCCGGCGCGTCCACGGCGTTGCGCACCAACGCGGTGGCCGGCATGGAGTCGCTGAGCGGGTCGCCGTGCTTCGCGCTCACCCAGGACGAGTACCTGGTCGGCGCGCCGTCGATCGTCAAGGTGGTGACCGGGCAGTCGGACGTGCTGTTCCTGGTCCTGGGCTGCATCACCGCGGTGCTCGCGCTGCTGTGCCTGATCTTCGTGATGCTCCAGGCCGGTTCGGCCTTCCGGCTCGGCCCGAACTGGCCGCGCCGGGTGTTCTGGCCGCCGTTCCTGGTCCTCCTGGTAGCCACCTCGGCACTGCCCGTGACGCTGGTGGGCCACCTGCTGCTCGGATTCTTCCCGGTTGCCCTGATCGGCTCACTGGTCGTGCGGATTTTCGGGTTGACTACCGCCATGCTCAACCGCCCCGGCCGGGAGCGCGGCACGCCGAACTCCCCGCAGCAGCCGCAGTCCGCCGCGTCGTCGCGCAACAACCCGCCGCCCTACCAGGGGCCGCCCAAGCCGCCGCCGTACCAGCCGGCGCAGGTCCCGCAGTACCGGCCGGTGCCGCCGTACAACCCGAACCCGCCGGCGCACAAGCCCGTCCAGCCGGCCCAGCAGCCCTCGCAGCAGCCGCGCCAGTACCCGCCGACGCGGATCGCCGAGGTGCCGCCGGTCGAGCCGCCCCCGAACCAGCAGCCCGCCCAGCAGCCCAGCGGACCCCGGCCGACGCGCGTCGAGCAGCCCAGCGGGCCGCGGCCCACCCGGGTCGAGCAGCAGCCCGCGCAGCTCGCCGACACCCCCGGTCCGCTCCCGTTCGGTCCCGGCGCGAGTTCGCCGATGCCCACGCCCACCACGTCCGACGGCAAGGTGTGGAACCCGGCGAGCGGCCGGTTCCGCCGCGTCCGCCAGCTCGGCCGCGGCGGGTTCGGCACGGTGTGGCTGGCCGTGGACACCCAGCTCGACCGCACGGTCGCGGTGAAGCTCGCGCACGCCCCGGACAACGACACCGAGCAGCGGATGCTGCGCGAGGCGCGGGCCCTGGCGGCGGTGCGGCACCCGAACTGCGTGCGGGTGTTCGACATCGTCCAGGACCCGGACGGCCTGGCCATCGTCATGGAGTACATCGACGGCCAGCCGCTGTCCGACGTGGTGCTCAAGAGCGGCCTGTTGCAGGACACGCTGGCCGCGCGGCTGTGGGTGAACATGGCCGACGCGCTGGCCGCCGCGCACGAGCAGGGCGTGCTGCACCGCGACGTGAAGCCGTCCAACGTGATCGTGGACGGCAGCGGCACCGCGCACCTGATCGACTTCGGCATCGCGCGGTCCAAGGGCGACAGCACGCTCACCGCCACCGGGATGATGGTCGGCACGCCCGACTTCCTCGCCCCGGAGACCGCGCGCGGCGAGGCGGCGAGCCCCGCGTCGGACGCCTGGCAGCTCGCCGCCACCGTGAGCTACGCGCTGACCGGCCACCCGCCGCGCGGGTCGCGGGAGAACCCGATCTCGTCGCTGATGGCCGCGGCGCAGGGCGAGCCGTGCGTGAAGCTGCCCCAGCGCAGCGCCCACCACCGGCTGCTCACCACCGCCTTGGACGCCGACCCGAAGCGCCGCCCGCCGCTGGCCGCGGTCCGGGCCGAGCTGGGGTCGTGGCTGTCGCAGGCGGGCGTGAGCAAGGAGGGCCCGGTCACCCGGATGATCGACCGGCCCGAGCCGCCGACCCGACCGGTGCGCTGA
- a CDS encoding dolichyl-phosphate-mannose--protein mannosyltransferase, which yields MSLIAPQSADDVVDVGELPPTSPPPGNDREQRARQLEPGPVGNALRGWLVTLAVALVGGVVRFWNLGFPTDKGTPIFDEKHYVPQAAQALRNGGYEDNPGYELIVHPPLGKQLIAIGEWIFGYDGVGWRFAAALAGTIVIVLVVRIARRLTGSDLLAAIAGVLLIADGLSHVQSRMGMLDSFLVLFVVAAFACLMADRDQVRSRLAVAVREGWVNNSPFGPTLGFRWWRFAAGVALGLGCGVKWSGAWFIVFFGVLSVVWSATARRSAGVERPWLGTIVRDLLPSLFALALIPILAYLATWWSWFASETAIDRHVAGVKIPEDSWIPEPLRALWYYSGNVLDFHTKLVTSETNKHPWESKPWTWPMGLRPMLYYYEGELTGCGTATCVGAIMLVGTPAMWWLAFPVLAWALWKSIAKLDWRYAAVLVGYGAGFLPWFTNVDRQMYLFYAMPMAPFLVLGIVLALGEILGSSSAGQERRGTGLLVVALYVGLVVANFVWLWPILNGVPITPEMWEAQRWLPSWR from the coding sequence GTGAGCCTGATCGCACCGCAGTCCGCAGACGACGTGGTCGACGTCGGGGAGCTGCCCCCGACCAGCCCGCCTCCGGGCAACGACCGCGAACAGCGGGCCCGGCAACTCGAACCCGGCCCGGTGGGCAACGCCCTGCGCGGGTGGCTCGTCACCCTGGCCGTCGCACTGGTCGGCGGCGTGGTGCGGTTCTGGAACCTGGGGTTCCCGACCGACAAGGGCACCCCGATCTTCGACGAGAAGCACTACGTGCCGCAGGCCGCGCAGGCGTTGCGCAACGGCGGCTACGAGGACAACCCCGGCTACGAGCTGATCGTCCACCCGCCGCTGGGCAAGCAGCTGATCGCGATCGGCGAGTGGATCTTCGGCTACGACGGGGTGGGCTGGCGGTTCGCCGCCGCGCTGGCCGGGACGATCGTGATCGTGCTGGTGGTGCGCATCGCCCGCCGGCTGACCGGGTCGGACCTGCTGGCCGCGATCGCGGGCGTGCTGCTGATCGCCGACGGCCTGAGCCACGTGCAGTCCCGGATGGGGATGCTGGACAGCTTCCTGGTGCTGTTCGTGGTGGCCGCGTTCGCGTGCCTGATGGCCGACCGGGACCAGGTGCGGTCGCGGTTGGCGGTCGCGGTGCGCGAGGGCTGGGTGAACAACTCGCCGTTCGGGCCGACCCTGGGTTTCCGGTGGTGGCGGTTCGCCGCCGGCGTCGCGCTGGGCCTGGGCTGCGGCGTGAAGTGGTCGGGCGCCTGGTTCATCGTGTTCTTCGGCGTGCTGTCGGTGGTGTGGAGCGCGACGGCGCGCCGCTCGGCGGGCGTGGAACGGCCGTGGCTGGGCACGATCGTGCGGGACCTGTTGCCGTCGCTGTTCGCGCTGGCGCTGATCCCGATCCTGGCGTACCTGGCCACGTGGTGGTCCTGGTTCGCCAGCGAGACGGCCATCGACCGGCACGTGGCGGGCGTGAAGATCCCGGAGGACTCGTGGATCCCGGAGCCGCTGCGCGCGCTCTGGTACTACAGCGGCAACGTGCTGGACTTCCACACCAAGCTGGTGACGTCGGAGACGAACAAGCACCCGTGGGAGTCGAAGCCGTGGACGTGGCCCATGGGCCTGCGCCCGATGCTCTACTACTACGAGGGCGAACTGACCGGCTGCGGCACGGCGACGTGCGTGGGCGCGATCATGCTGGTCGGCACGCCCGCGATGTGGTGGCTGGCGTTCCCGGTGCTGGCGTGGGCGCTGTGGAAGTCGATCGCCAAGCTGGACTGGCGCTACGCGGCCGTCCTCGTCGGCTACGGCGCGGGCTTCCTCCCGTGGTTCACCAACGTCGACCGCCAGATGTACCTCTTCTACGCGATGCCGATGGCACCGTTCCTGGTGCTCGGGATCGTGCTGGCCCTGGGCGAGATCCTCGGCTCGTCGTCGGCGGGCCAGGAACGCCGGGGCACCGGCCTGCTCGTCGTGGCCCTGTACGTGGGGCTCGTGGTGGCGAACTTCGTGTGGCTCTGGCCGATCCTCAACGGCGTCCCCATAACCCCGGAGATGTGGGAGGCCCAGCGCTGGCTGCCGTCCTGGCGGTGA